Proteins encoded together in one Pseudomonadota bacterium window:
- a CDS encoding efflux RND transporter periplasmic adaptor subunit, with translation MTDPKLQRLPQALPNDRTLRLLPLALLLGFSLTAVLTGCSAGEDAELADADEGEATIPVEVAAVQRGDILAVYSATGSLEAERDAEVVAKVEGQITEILVEEGDVVKAGDVLARLDGDQLRLELARARASLEKLEAEYGRNKALHSKGLVTKEAYDTIHFDVRANRADAELSALRLGYTQIRAPIDGVVSERMVKVGNTITANTPTFRVTDLEPLITELFVPEREYRKLAAGQQAQVKVDALGDASFAGRIARISPVIDPTTATFKVTVETTDAGGRLSPGMFARINVVYDVHPDALQVPRDALVDGVGDQAVFVVGEENTAERRTVVTGLDNGGRVEILDGLSDGEEVVVVGQSSLRDGGQINVVNRRVEPITEAFAGDLFQP, from the coding sequence ATGACTGACCCCAAGCTGCAACGACTGCCCCAAGCACTACCCAACGATCGAACCCTGCGCTTGCTTCCCCTGGCGCTCCTGCTCGGCTTCTCCTTGACCGCCGTGCTGACCGGCTGCAGTGCCGGCGAGGACGCGGAGCTTGCCGATGCCGACGAGGGGGAGGCTACCATTCCCGTCGAAGTGGCCGCCGTGCAGCGCGGTGACATTCTCGCCGTCTACTCGGCTACTGGCTCCCTAGAGGCCGAGCGCGACGCCGAGGTGGTAGCCAAGGTCGAAGGCCAAATCACTGAGATCCTTGTAGAGGAAGGCGATGTGGTGAAGGCCGGCGACGTCCTCGCCCGCCTCGACGGCGACCAGCTTCGCCTCGAACTGGCCCGGGCGCGGGCGTCCCTGGAGAAGCTCGAGGCGGAGTACGGACGTAACAAGGCCCTACACAGCAAGGGTCTAGTGACGAAAGAGGCTTACGACACGATCCACTTCGACGTGCGGGCCAATCGGGCCGATGCTGAACTCTCTGCCCTGCGCCTTGGATACACGCAGATCCGCGCTCCGATAGACGGCGTGGTCAGCGAGCGCATGGTCAAGGTGGGCAATACCATCACCGCCAACACCCCCACCTTCCGCGTGACCGATCTCGAGCCTCTTATCACAGAGCTTTTCGTGCCGGAACGCGAGTACCGCAAGCTCGCCGCGGGTCAGCAGGCGCAGGTCAAGGTGGACGCCCTCGGTGACGCTAGCTTCGCCGGGCGCATCGCCCGCATCTCGCCGGTGATCGATCCCACGACGGCGACTTTCAAGGTCACGGTAGAGACCACCGATGCTGGGGGGCGCCTGAGCCCTGGAATGTTTGCACGGATCAACGTGGTCTACGACGTGCACCCCGATGCCCTCCAAGTCCCGCGTGATGCGCTCGTCGACGGCGTCGGCGACCAGGCCGTCTTCGTTGTGGGCGAGGAGAACACGGCGGAGCGGCGCACGGTCGTCACCGGCCTCGACAACGGGGGGCGCGTAGAAATTCTCGACGGCCTGAGCGATGGCGAAGAAGTCGTCGTCGTCGGCCAGTCCAGCCTGCGCGACGGCGGTCAAATCAACGTGGTCAACCGCCGCGTAGAACCGATCACCGAAGCGTTCGCCGGGGATCTCTTCCAACCCTAG
- a CDS encoding acyl-CoA dehydrogenase family protein: MNFALTDEQRMIQDAAREFAQKEIAPVAAAHDQSGEFPTQTIRKAGELGFMGVEVPEAYGGAGLDTIGYALMMEEVCAADAAHGTIISVNNSLYCNGILQYGTEEQKQRFVVPVASGEAIGAYALTESQSGSDASNMNTRAELSDDGTHYVINGKKQWITSGPVARYVVLFAKTDADAGARGITAFVIDTQEPGFSRGKTEPKLGIRASATCEIELSDYRCPVEGRLGEEGEGFKIAMSVLDAGRVGIAAQALGIARAAYEASIEYAKERTAFGERIGSFQMTQAKIADMKTRLDAARLLVLRAAWAKMESARTGARFTTEASTAKLFASETAMFVAHHAVQIHGGMGYSKEMPVERYFRDAKITEIYEGTSEIQRLVIARQETGLR, encoded by the coding sequence ATGAATTTTGCACTCACCGACGAGCAGCGCATGATCCAGGACGCAGCGCGGGAGTTTGCTCAGAAGGAGATCGCGCCGGTCGCTGCTGCTCACGATCAGAGCGGGGAGTTCCCGACGCAGACCATCCGCAAGGCCGGTGAACTTGGCTTCATGGGAGTCGAGGTGCCTGAGGCCTACGGTGGCGCCGGCCTCGATACGATCGGTTATGCCCTGATGATGGAAGAGGTATGCGCTGCGGATGCAGCCCACGGCACCATCATTTCGGTGAACAATTCGCTTTACTGCAACGGCATCCTCCAGTACGGAACTGAAGAGCAGAAGCAACGCTTCGTCGTTCCGGTGGCGTCGGGTGAGGCGATCGGCGCCTACGCCTTGACGGAGTCCCAGTCGGGGTCGGACGCAAGCAACATGAACACGCGCGCGGAGCTCAGCGACGATGGCACTCATTACGTCATCAACGGCAAGAAGCAGTGGATTACCTCAGGCCCGGTGGCTCGCTACGTGGTGCTGTTTGCAAAGACCGACGCTGATGCCGGTGCGCGCGGCATCACCGCTTTCGTAATCGACACACAGGAGCCCGGTTTCAGCCGGGGCAAGACCGAGCCGAAGCTCGGCATTCGGGCGTCCGCTACGTGTGAGATCGAACTCTCTGATTACCGTTGCCCCGTCGAGGGGCGCCTCGGTGAAGAAGGCGAAGGGTTCAAGATCGCCATGTCCGTGCTCGACGCCGGTCGTGTCGGCATCGCCGCGCAGGCGCTCGGCATCGCCCGTGCAGCGTACGAAGCCTCGATCGAGTATGCGAAGGAACGGACCGCTTTCGGTGAGCGCATCGGCAGCTTCCAGATGACGCAGGCCAAGATCGCCGACATGAAGACGCGCCTCGATGCTGCTCGCCTGCTGGTGCTGCGTGCCGCGTGGGCCAAGATGGAGTCAGCGCGTACAGGCGCACGCTTCACCACCGAGGCCAGCACGGCGAAGCTGTTCGCCTCCGAGACGGCCATGTTTGTTGCTCACCATGCCGTGCAGATCCACGGCGGCATGGGCTACAGCAAAGAGATGCCCGTCGAGCGCTACTTCCGTGATGCCAAGATCACGGAGATCTACGAGGGCACGAGCGAGATCCAACGCTTGGTGATCGCGCG
- a CDS encoding amidohydrolase family protein, whose protein sequence is MIRSTSLLARGIGLGPLIAVLAWPAHAQTLIHNINGYTCEANGRLARFVAIQVDAQGRVAERWSSAAEVVGARAAAPVGMSIVDGAGQTLLPGLIDAHGHVRALGEARGRVNLVGTRSLDEALERVAAYAEAHPQAPWVVGRGWNQEQWPGGKFPTASDLDRVVKDRPVYLGRIDGHAAWVNSKALAVAEITGADDAPVGGRVEVDERGNPTGVLIDAAGNLVELLVPTPSRADDKAAIVRALTELASLGITGVHDAGITPQDLLIYRELALAGELPIRVYAMLAESARDALEAPLVGEGNDYLTVSSVKVYADGALGSRGAALLASYADEAGNQGLAFKADSALAALVRETSARGFQVNVHAIGDAANRMVLDAFAQVPPHERTVRRHRVEHAQIIHPDDIARFADLNVIASMQPTHATSDMFMAVKRLDPQRLVGAYAWRRLIEGGAKIAAGSDFPVEPANPFFGLHAAVTRRSRDGRPAAGWIVEEAMTRTEALCAFTSEGAFAAHAEDRQGRLDRGYWADFILIDADPLEIPSQEIWKIGVGATWVSGKPIYEASGTR, encoded by the coding sequence ATGATTCGATCCACGTCGCTGTTGGCCCGCGGGATTGGGCTTGGCCCTCTTATCGCGGTGCTCGCCTGGCCGGCACACGCACAGACACTGATCCACAACATAAACGGATACACCTGCGAGGCGAACGGTCGCTTGGCTCGCTTCGTGGCTATCCAGGTCGATGCCCAGGGCCGGGTGGCCGAACGCTGGTCCAGCGCGGCTGAGGTGGTCGGGGCACGCGCCGCGGCGCCAGTCGGCATGTCGATCGTGGACGGGGCAGGACAGACGCTGCTACCCGGCTTGATCGACGCGCACGGCCACGTGCGAGCCCTCGGCGAGGCGCGCGGCCGGGTCAACCTGGTGGGAACGCGATCACTGGATGAGGCCCTCGAACGCGTGGCGGCCTACGCCGAAGCTCACCCACAGGCACCTTGGGTAGTGGGTCGTGGGTGGAATCAGGAGCAGTGGCCAGGCGGCAAGTTTCCCACGGCTAGCGATCTCGACCGTGTGGTCAAGGATCGCCCGGTGTACCTCGGCCGTATCGATGGTCACGCCGCCTGGGTGAACTCGAAGGCCTTGGCGGTGGCGGAAATCACGGGCGCTGACGATGCGCCTGTGGGCGGCCGAGTGGAAGTGGACGAGCGAGGCAACCCCACCGGAGTTCTGATCGACGCTGCCGGCAATCTGGTTGAGCTCCTCGTACCGACGCCGTCTCGAGCCGATGACAAGGCCGCGATCGTGAGGGCGCTGACCGAGCTCGCGAGCCTAGGCATTACGGGCGTGCACGATGCCGGTATCACGCCTCAGGATCTTCTCATCTACCGTGAGCTCGCGTTGGCCGGTGAGCTGCCGATCCGCGTCTACGCCATGTTGGCGGAATCGGCGCGCGACGCGCTTGAGGCGCCGTTGGTGGGGGAGGGCAACGACTACCTCACCGTGAGCAGCGTCAAAGTGTATGCGGATGGTGCGCTAGGCAGTCGCGGGGCCGCGCTACTGGCCTCTTACGCGGACGAGGCCGGGAACCAAGGCCTAGCGTTCAAGGCCGACTCGGCCCTGGCGGCCCTGGTCAGGGAGACTTCTGCGCGTGGCTTCCAAGTCAACGTGCATGCCATCGGCGATGCCGCCAACCGCATGGTGCTCGATGCGTTCGCACAGGTGCCGCCGCATGAGCGCACGGTGCGACGGCACCGTGTTGAGCATGCCCAGATCATCCACCCAGATGACATTGCTCGCTTTGCGGACCTCAACGTGATTGCGAGCATGCAGCCAACGCACGCCACTAGTGACATGTTCATGGCGGTGAAGCGCCTGGACCCGCAGCGTCTGGTCGGTGCTTACGCATGGCGACGCCTGATCGAGGGTGGCGCCAAGATCGCAGCGGGATCGGACTTCCCCGTAGAGCCGGCTAACCCGTTCTTCGGCCTGCATGCGGCGGTGACCAGGCGCAGCCGCGACGGTCGGCCCGCCGCCGGGTGGATCGTGGAGGAGGCGATGACCCGCACCGAAGCCCTGTGTGCATTCACCAGCGAGGGGGCGTTTGCCGCGCACGCCGAGGACCGCCAGGGACGCCTCGATCGCGGCTATTGGGCGGACTTTATCCTGATCGACGCTGACCCCTTAGAAATTCCGTCTCAGGAAATCTGGAAGATCGGGGTCGGAGCGACGTGGGTTTCGGGAAAGCCAATTTATGAAGCGAGTGGTACCCGCTGA
- a CDS encoding efflux RND transporter permease subunit, producing the protein MTLAELATKRRVTVIMFTTAVILFGLVSLGRLNVNLLPDIAYPTLTVRTELTGAAPQEIENLLSKPIEESVGVIKNVRQVRSVSRSGQSDVILEFLWGTNMDLAAVDVREKLDTLQLPLEAKRPLLLRFDPSSEPIMRLALMDTASDESQVESGEARLKWLRRFAEDNLKTDLEGIEGTAAVKVSGGLEDEIQILVDEDKVAALGYSIDTIAQRIRAENVNLSGGRLEQGSQRFLVRTLNEFTSIEDIARTIIATPEGRTVFLDDVATVIRGYKEREAVTRVDGRESVELAIYKEGDGNTVQVASRLQTRLETVREALPESLELRSLYDQSRFINAAISQVRNAALVGGLLAVLVLFLFLRDLRSTLIIGLTIPVSVIGTFIAMYSFDLTLNIMSLGGIALAVGLLVDNSIVVLESIFRRREFGEDVVSAAQHGTDEVGTAITAATLTSIAVFFPMVFVSGIAGQLFRDQALTVTFALAFSLLVAVTLIPMLASVGGGERFQEASGAEPPGRFTRGFSFVVRWLARAVGAVTWVVFSLLLRPFTWLFRRAYELVAGAYRPVLAGALRHRLVVTSIAVAIFAGTMTLVPRLGTELIPQLSQGEFNVDLRLAPGAPLASTDKVAREVQMAAQDIQGYDRAFSVAGTGNRLDANPVDAGENTAQLSIKLEAGAKRAAEAQAMQVLREHLEQQPGVEYEFSRPALFSFSTPLEVVLRGYELDKLQATSERVAETLRGSDRFADVRTTMQSGQPEIQILFDHERAARLGLAVRDIADEVVAKVRGELATRYTLRDRKIDVLVRSLDTEQASIQEVRELIVNPLSERPVTLEAVADVRIAAGPAEIRRADQERVALVRANLAHGDLGEAVDKLDSLLANVPMPGGVTAQIGGQNEEMEASFQSMRFALLMAVFLVYLVMASQFESLIHPFVILLTVPLALVGAVLGLTVTNTSINVVALIGVIMLVGIVVNNAIVLVDYINQSRMKGMPREQAIMEAGQARLRPILMTTATTALGLLPMALGIGEGAEIRAPMAITVIGGLLVATVLTLVVIPVVYSLLDRKRYAAPASSNNNALAVS; encoded by the coding sequence ATGACTCTCGCCGAACTCGCTACCAAGCGGCGCGTCACGGTCATCATGTTCACGACGGCAGTGATCCTCTTCGGCCTGGTGTCCCTAGGGCGGCTCAACGTCAACCTGCTGCCGGACATCGCCTACCCTACGCTCACCGTGCGCACGGAGCTCACCGGCGCAGCACCCCAGGAGATCGAAAACCTGCTCAGCAAACCGATCGAGGAATCGGTGGGTGTGATCAAGAATGTTCGCCAAGTTCGATCCGTCTCCCGCTCCGGTCAGTCCGATGTGATCTTGGAGTTCCTCTGGGGTACCAACATGGATCTGGCCGCAGTTGACGTGCGTGAGAAGCTCGACACGCTACAGCTCCCGCTGGAAGCAAAGCGCCCATTACTACTTCGCTTCGACCCCTCCTCGGAACCCATTATGCGCCTGGCCCTAATGGACACGGCCTCGGACGAGAGCCAGGTCGAGTCCGGTGAGGCGCGTCTGAAGTGGCTGCGGCGTTTCGCCGAGGACAATCTCAAGACCGACCTGGAGGGAATCGAGGGTACGGCCGCGGTGAAGGTGAGCGGCGGTCTGGAGGACGAGATCCAGATCCTGGTCGACGAGGACAAGGTAGCGGCCCTCGGCTACTCCATCGATACGATCGCACAGCGGATCCGGGCGGAGAACGTCAATCTCTCTGGCGGTCGCCTCGAGCAGGGCTCACAACGCTTCTTGGTGCGCACGCTCAACGAATTCACTAGCATTGAGGACATCGCCCGCACGATCATCGCCACGCCAGAGGGGCGCACCGTATTCCTGGATGATGTCGCAACTGTCATTCGCGGCTACAAGGAGCGAGAGGCCGTCACCCGAGTCGACGGCCGCGAGTCCGTCGAGCTTGCGATCTACAAAGAAGGCGATGGCAATACGGTGCAGGTCGCCTCGCGGTTGCAGACGCGTCTGGAGACCGTCCGTGAAGCGCTGCCCGAGAGCCTAGAGCTTAGAAGCCTCTACGATCAATCGCGGTTCATCAACGCAGCCATCAGCCAGGTGCGTAACGCCGCCCTGGTCGGCGGCCTACTCGCCGTGCTGGTGCTGTTCCTTTTCCTTCGCGACCTCCGCTCGACGCTGATCATCGGGCTCACGATCCCGGTTTCGGTGATCGGTACCTTCATCGCCATGTACAGCTTCGATCTCACGCTCAACATCATGTCGCTGGGCGGTATCGCCCTCGCGGTCGGGTTGCTGGTCGACAATTCCATCGTGGTGTTAGAGAGCATCTTCCGCCGCCGAGAGTTCGGCGAGGATGTCGTGAGCGCAGCCCAGCATGGCACGGACGAGGTTGGTACTGCGATCACCGCTGCCACCTTGACCTCGATCGCGGTGTTCTTCCCAATGGTGTTCGTCTCTGGGATCGCCGGTCAGCTGTTCCGCGATCAAGCATTGACGGTGACCTTCGCCCTCGCCTTCTCACTGCTGGTCGCGGTCACGCTGATTCCGATGCTCGCCTCCGTCGGCGGCGGCGAACGCTTCCAAGAAGCGAGCGGCGCGGAACCGCCGGGGCGCTTCACCCGCGGCTTCTCGTTCGTCGTGCGCTGGCTTGCCCGCGCCGTCGGCGCCGTGACTTGGGTCGTCTTCAGCCTCCTGCTGCGCCCCTTCACCTGGCTGTTCCGACGCGCCTACGAGTTGGTTGCCGGCGCCTACCGGCCGGTGCTCGCAGGCGCCCTACGCCATCGCCTAGTGGTGACGTCGATTGCGGTGGCAATCTTCGCCGGTACGATGACCCTAGTACCTCGCCTGGGCACGGAGCTGATTCCCCAGCTCAGCCAAGGGGAGTTCAACGTCGACCTGCGCCTGGCCCCTGGCGCGCCCCTCGCGAGCACGGATAAGGTGGCCCGAGAAGTGCAGATGGCGGCCCAGGATATCCAGGGCTACGACCGTGCGTTCTCCGTCGCCGGCACTGGCAATCGCCTGGACGCCAACCCCGTGGACGCCGGCGAGAACACGGCCCAGCTCAGCATCAAGCTCGAGGCGGGGGCCAAGCGCGCCGCGGAAGCCCAGGCGATGCAGGTGTTGCGCGAGCATCTCGAGCAGCAGCCGGGCGTCGAGTACGAGTTTAGCCGGCCTGCCCTGTTCTCCTTCAGCACACCCCTGGAAGTTGTGCTGCGCGGCTATGAGCTCGATAAGCTGCAGGCGACCAGCGAACGCGTTGCCGAAACCCTACGCGGCTCGGATCGCTTCGCCGATGTGCGCACCACCATGCAGTCTGGCCAGCCCGAGATCCAGATTCTCTTCGACCACGAACGGGCCGCGCGCCTAGGCCTCGCGGTGAGGGATATCGCGGACGAGGTCGTGGCCAAGGTCCGCGGCGAGCTTGCCACGCGCTACACCCTGCGCGACCGCAAGATCGACGTGCTGGTGCGCTCCCTAGATACGGAGCAGGCCTCGATCCAGGAGGTGCGCGAGCTGATCGTCAATCCCCTATCCGAACGTCCCGTCACCCTCGAGGCCGTGGCCGATGTGCGCATTGCCGCCGGACCCGCGGAGATCCGCCGCGCCGATCAGGAGCGCGTCGCCTTGGTTCGCGCGAACCTGGCTCACGGGGATCTCGGCGAAGCGGTCGATAAGCTCGACTCATTGCTCGCCAACGTACCCATGCCGGGCGGCGTCACCGCTCAGATCGGTGGCCAGAACGAGGAGATGGAGGCGTCCTTCCAATCCATGCGCTTCGCCCTGTTAATGGCGGTGTTCCTCGTATACCTCGTGATGGCCTCACAGTTCGAGTCGCTCATCCATCCGTTCGTCATTCTGCTCACCGTGCCGCTAGCCCTGGTCGGTGCCGTGCTCGGACTCACGGTCACCAACACGAGCATCAACGTCGTCGCGCTCATCGGCGTGATAATGCTCGTCGGCATCGTCGTCAACAATGCGATAGTACTCGTGGACTACATCAACCAATCGCGGATGAAGGGCATGCCACGAGAGCAGGCGATCATGGAGGCGGGCCAGGCGCGCCTGCGGCCAATCCTCATGACCACGGCGACCACCGCCCTTGGTCTGCTGCCAATGGCCCTCGGCATCGGTGAAGGAGCCGAGATCCGAGCACCGATGGCCATCACCGTGATCGGCGGCCTGCTCGTGGCCACGGTGCTGACCTTGGTCGTAATACCCGTGGTGTATTCGCTCCTAGACCGCAAGCGCTACGCCGCCCCCGCAAGCAGCAATAACAACGCCCTGGCTGTCAGCTAG
- a CDS encoding carboxy terminal-processing peptidase: MRSIALPAPALHKALALFTLLLLVAAAPGWAGEAKADEEAMPAAKDNVLDQPLEALQPAQQHKKIVQVVTDLMDQFHYAGTEIDNALSSQILDGYIDALDGNKFYFLAQDIQRFERYRTTLDDSVRAGNVAPAFDVFNRYRQRVHERIVHAISLLSAEPNFTIDEAYYFDREDQPWAGTTAELDEIWRQRVKNDALSLMLTGKEWDGEDGVASTLRKRYERVLRRTSQLTEDEVFESFMNAYADTLDPHSNYFSPRNTEEYRIQMSLSYEGIGASLQLREDYVTVMNIIPGGPAAIDGSVEQKDRITAVGQGDEGSLVDVIGWRLDDVVELIRGPGGTTVRLQILPAGAAPGSAERIVALVRDEVRLEAQAAKRETLDIERGNNAYKVGVIKVPSFYQDYAARQAGRKDYTSTTRDVRRLIGELKEEGMDALIVDLRNNGGGHLWEARAMTGLFIDGPVVQFRETNGRVRQLSDIEPGVAYDGPLAVLVDRYSASASEIFAAAIQDYERGVVIGQNTFGKGSVQNLYDLNRWSTKRATGDMGQLTLTIGKYYRVTGGSTQLRGVAPDIQLPSPVDEDLVGESTRETALNWDQIDATRFRQGTPLDTQIVSLERYHGKRVADDPDFRLWQTEIEDLEEFSSRTSVSLNYDTRKAERDDRQQRRLALENERREALGMEALKDVEALEDVEPVDVMLHEAAEIITDYSSLSGLLPQRTAASTPGPSKAEAVMN; this comes from the coding sequence ATGAGAAGTATTGCATTGCCCGCCCCAGCGCTACACAAGGCGCTCGCCCTGTTCACCCTGCTCTTGTTGGTCGCTGCCGCGCCCGGGTGGGCCGGTGAAGCAAAAGCCGATGAGGAGGCGATGCCGGCGGCGAAGGATAATGTGCTGGACCAGCCACTGGAAGCTCTGCAACCAGCACAGCAGCACAAGAAGATTGTGCAGGTAGTGACCGACTTGATGGATCAGTTTCACTACGCCGGCACGGAAATCGACAATGCGCTCTCCAGTCAAATTCTTGACGGTTATATCGATGCGCTCGACGGCAACAAGTTCTATTTTTTGGCGCAGGACATCCAGCGCTTCGAACGCTATCGCACCACCCTCGACGATTCCGTCCGCGCGGGGAACGTGGCTCCCGCCTTCGACGTGTTCAACCGCTACCGCCAACGGGTGCACGAGCGCATCGTGCATGCCATCTCGCTGCTCAGCGCCGAGCCCAACTTCACGATTGACGAAGCGTACTACTTCGACCGCGAAGATCAGCCCTGGGCCGGCACGACGGCGGAGCTAGACGAGATCTGGCGCCAGCGCGTAAAGAACGATGCGCTTAGCCTAATGCTGACCGGCAAGGAGTGGGACGGGGAAGACGGCGTCGCATCCACCTTACGCAAGCGCTACGAGCGCGTTCTGCGCCGGACCAGCCAGCTCACGGAGGACGAGGTATTCGAGAGCTTCATGAACGCATACGCGGACACGCTCGATCCGCACTCGAACTACTTCTCCCCGCGCAACACGGAGGAGTACCGGATCCAAATGAGCCTTTCCTACGAGGGCATCGGTGCGTCCCTGCAGCTGCGGGAAGACTACGTGACGGTAATGAACATCATCCCCGGCGGTCCCGCCGCGATCGACGGCTCCGTCGAGCAGAAGGACCGCATCACCGCCGTCGGCCAGGGCGACGAGGGCTCGCTGGTGGACGTGATCGGCTGGCGCCTCGACGATGTGGTCGAACTAATTCGCGGGCCAGGCGGCACCACCGTCCGTCTGCAGATCCTTCCAGCAGGAGCCGCGCCCGGCTCGGCTGAGAGGATCGTGGCGCTGGTGCGCGATGAAGTACGCCTGGAAGCGCAAGCGGCGAAGCGCGAAACTCTCGATATCGAACGCGGCAACAACGCTTACAAGGTTGGCGTTATCAAGGTCCCGAGCTTCTACCAGGATTACGCCGCCCGTCAGGCCGGGCGCAAGGACTACACGAGCACCACCCGCGATGTGCGCCGCCTGATCGGCGAGCTGAAGGAAGAAGGGATGGATGCGCTAATCGTTGACCTTCGCAACAATGGCGGCGGCCATCTGTGGGAGGCACGCGCCATGACGGGTCTGTTCATAGACGGCCCGGTGGTGCAGTTCCGCGAGACCAACGGCCGCGTTCGTCAACTCAGCGACATCGAACCTGGGGTCGCCTACGACGGTCCCCTGGCGGTGCTAGTCGATCGCTACAGCGCCTCCGCCTCGGAGATCTTCGCCGCCGCCATTCAAGACTACGAGCGCGGGGTTGTGATCGGCCAAAACACCTTCGGCAAGGGCTCGGTGCAAAACCTCTACGACCTAAACCGGTGGAGCACCAAGCGGGCCACCGGTGACATGGGCCAGCTCACCCTCACGATTGGCAAGTACTACCGCGTGACCGGCGGCAGCACCCAGCTGCGCGGTGTGGCCCCGGACATTCAGCTGCCCTCCCCGGTGGACGAAGATCTGGTCGGCGAGTCGACTCGCGAGACCGCGTTGAACTGGGACCAGATCGACGCCACGCGCTTCCGCCAGGGCACGCCGCTCGACACGCAGATCGTCAGCCTCGAGCGCTACCACGGCAAACGCGTTGCCGACGACCCGGACTTCCGCCTGTGGCAGACCGAGATCGAGGATCTGGAGGAGTTCAGCTCCCGCACGTCCGTATCCCTGAACTACGATACTCGCAAGGCCGAGCGCGATGACCGTCAGCAACGTCGCCTGGCACTCGAGAACGAGCGCCGCGAAGCACTCGGCATGGAGGCGCTAAAAGACGTGGAGGCCCTGGAGGACGTGGAGCCGGTAGACGTGATGCTGCATGAGGCGGCCGAGATCATCACCGACTACTCGAGCCTCTCCGGGCTGCTGCCACAGCGCACCGCGGCGAGCACGCCTGGTCCGAGCAAGGCCGAGGCGGTGATGAACTAG